TTCTAACCGCGAATCAGAAACGTCTGGGATAATGAAGTTCTCTTCTACAGTCAGGCGAATTTCTCCACTACCATAAACTTCCGCTAAACGAGCCATGTCAAACATATCTTCGGCATATAATCGACCAACAGGAACGTGCAAGCCTACATAGTTTAATCCTGGTTGTTTTTGCTTGTGGACTCCGATGTGGTCGCGTTTTTCCCAGTCAATTTCATCCTTTGCTGCTGCACTGGGCAATGGTGTGCCTAACTTACGTTCAACTTCGTCACGGAATTTTTCTATGCCCCACTCATCAATTAACCACATCAAGCGGGATTTTAAACGATTCGCACGCGAGCCATTGTCACGAAAAACTTCCAAAACGGCTCTACAGACAGCGACAACATCCTCAGGCGGAACCCAAGCATTCAAAGGGATTGCTGCTTCACAACGTTTGGCAGAGAAAAAGCCTCCCACTAGGATGTTAAAGCCAAATCTTTTTTGGGGAGTGGTGAGTAGGGAGTGGGGAGTAGGGGAAGAAGAAGTTGTCACAGTTTCTTCTCCATTGCCCATTGCCCATTGCCCATTGTCCTCTTTAAAAGCGGGTACAAAAGCCAAATCGTTGATTTCAGCGTGAACAGAGTTATCACGTCCACCAGTAATCGCAATGTTAAACTTCCGTGGAAGGTTGGTAAATTCAGGGTTTCCTTCGCCATTGTTGGTGACCATATCTTGTATTTGTTGCACCAACTCTCGTGTATCGAACAATTCCTCTGCATCCAACCCTGCGACAGGATCGCCTGTGATGTTGCGGACGTTGTCCATCCCTGACTGCACACTGGTTAAGCCCACTGAATGGAATTTCTCAAATATGTCTGGAAGGTCTTCAATACGAATACCCCGCAATTGAATATTCTGTCTGGTGGTAATATCCGCGCTACCATCGTCGCCGTAACGTTGTAGGACTTCCGCTAAGACACGCATTTGGTCGCTTGTGATAATACCGTTGGGCATCCGCAACCGCATCATAAACTTGCCAGGGGTGACAGGGCGAAAAAATACGCCTACCCACTTAAGTCTATGGTCGCGGTCGGTTTCATCCATTGCTTCCCAACCTAGAGACGCAAATTTCTCTATTTCTGCCTTAACACTGAGTCCGTCTTTTTCGGCTTTGAATTTTTCAAACTTATTTAAGCTGGCTGTGGAGGTAGATACTTTGTCAGTCATAATCTCACTCTGATTACAAATTGTTGGTTTTGGCTGACTTTTTGTGCCTTCGCGAAGCGAAAACCGATCATAGTGCTTATCGCAGTTCTATTTAAATGAGATACAGTTTCAGTATTGAAAATGCCTACAATCAATATTTACCGATTTTGGATTTTAGATTTACGATTTTGGATCGATCCCACAGATGAATTTGGGAGCTTGAAACTAAAAATTGTATTTAATCCAAAATCCAAAATCTAAAATTGTTGCGGTCATTAAATCATGACAAATTTGTCATCCTATGTATTTTATAAATTGCCTGATTCACTTCAACTATTTATTTCGTTAACGATTTATACCCACCTAATTTAAGCGCGTCCAGTGATTCAAATCGTATATTCTG
This genomic interval from Scytonema hofmannii PCC 7110 contains the following:
- a CDS encoding ferredoxin--nitrite reductase translates to MTDKVSTSTASLNKFEKFKAEKDGLSVKAEIEKFASLGWEAMDETDRDHRLKWVGVFFRPVTPGKFMMRLRMPNGIITSDQMRVLAEVLQRYGDDGSADITTRQNIQLRGIRIEDLPDIFEKFHSVGLTSVQSGMDNVRNITGDPVAGLDAEELFDTRELVQQIQDMVTNNGEGNPEFTNLPRKFNIAITGGRDNSVHAEINDLAFVPAFKEDNGQWAMGNGEETVTTSSSPTPHSLLTTPQKRFGFNILVGGFFSAKRCEAAIPLNAWVPPEDVVAVCRAVLEVFRDNGSRANRLKSRLMWLIDEWGIEKFRDEVERKLGTPLPSAAAKDEIDWEKRDHIGVHKQKQPGLNYVGLHVPVGRLYAEDMFDMARLAEVYGSGEIRLTVEENFIIPDVSDSRLETLLTEPLLEKFSVNPAPLTRALVSCTGAQFCNFALIETKNRALAMIKELEMELEVTHPVRIHWTGCPNSCGQPQVADIGLMGTKARKNGKAVEGVDIYMGGKVGKDAHLGSCVAKGIPCEDLLPVLRELIIEHFDARLREAVTV